A DNA window from Niabella yanshanensis contains the following coding sequences:
- a CDS encoding TonB-dependent receptor, producing the protein MKKIFLSGIVMLLACMVYAQHTLHLSVKHKDDHHPLAAATIILNPGNRSAVADSSGNAIFDNLPEGVYSVTASHIGFDAAQATVVIPRTVISPLELLLDHDHGHEHEEEEVVIRSTRISRSIANTPTRIEVISGEELEEKGNMKPGDIRMLLNESTGIQTQQTSATSFNAGIRIQGLDGRYTQILRDGYPLYSGFAGSLSLLQIAPLDLKQVEVIKGSASTLYGGGAIAGLVNLVSKTPGENRELNFLANGTTGGGLDLSGFYSERYGKAGVTVFASRNSNKAFDPAGIGLTAIPKFERYTINPRLFLYGKKTTADIGITYITEDRTGGSMDYIQNGGTGFFEKNNTDRITAQFGIAHKTGKNATLQLKNSYSRFDRLIAARGYSFDGLQQSSFSELTWNRSGEKADWVVGSNVWTEALKENGQSESTLRNYNFNTYGVFIQNAWTVSDFFVVETGLRGDYNTDYGFEWLPRLSAMFKVSPKLTTRLGGGYGYKTPTIFTEETERRQFRNLLPVNINHSANERSTGGNWDINYKTDIGEVGLSFNHLFFYTKLNQPLILSDAGDGNVELTNSAGYLDTKGMETNLRLTYADFKLFLGYTYTDANTHFNDKEWLPLTARHRLNNVLMYEIEEKLKLGLEAYYYSPQKLSDGVRGKSYWVTGFMAEKLWEKFSVFINFENFTNTRQTRFDTIFTGTVDNPVFRDIYAPVDGFVVNGGIKIRL; encoded by the coding sequence ATGAAAAAAATATTTCTATCGGGGATAGTCATGCTATTGGCATGCATGGTCTATGCCCAACATACTTTACACCTATCCGTAAAACATAAAGACGATCATCATCCCCTCGCAGCCGCAACCATTATATTAAACCCGGGGAACCGTTCAGCGGTGGCCGACAGTAGCGGGAACGCGATTTTCGATAATCTGCCTGAAGGAGTCTATTCAGTTACCGCAAGCCATATTGGTTTTGACGCGGCTCAGGCAACGGTGGTAATTCCCCGTACTGTTATATCGCCGCTGGAGCTCCTTTTAGATCATGATCATGGCCATGAACATGAAGAGGAAGAAGTGGTTATAAGAAGTACCCGCATCAGCAGGTCGATTGCTAATACTCCTACAAGGATTGAAGTAATCTCCGGCGAGGAGCTGGAAGAAAAAGGCAATATGAAACCAGGCGACATCAGGATGCTTCTGAATGAAAGCACAGGAATACAAACCCAGCAAACTTCCGCTACATCTTTTAATGCAGGTATTCGTATCCAGGGCCTGGATGGACGCTATACTCAAATATTGCGGGATGGTTACCCGCTTTACTCCGGATTCGCCGGTAGCCTCTCTTTATTGCAAATAGCGCCACTCGATCTCAAGCAGGTAGAAGTGATCAAAGGTTCGGCTTCGACGCTTTATGGTGGCGGCGCCATCGCTGGTTTGGTCAACCTGGTTTCTAAAACCCCGGGAGAAAACCGGGAACTTAATTTCCTGGCAAATGGAACAACCGGCGGCGGGCTCGATCTCAGCGGGTTTTACAGCGAGCGGTATGGCAAAGCAGGAGTAACTGTATTTGCTTCCCGAAACAGTAACAAAGCTTTTGATCCGGCTGGTATCGGATTAACGGCTATCCCAAAATTTGAACGATATACCATTAATCCGCGATTGTTTTTATACGGGAAAAAAACTACGGCCGACATAGGAATTACGTATATAACAGAAGACCGAACGGGGGGAAGCATGGACTATATCCAAAATGGGGGGACGGGCTTTTTTGAAAAGAACAATACGGACAGGATCACGGCCCAGTTTGGAATTGCACATAAAACAGGCAAGAATGCTACGCTGCAATTGAAAAACAGTTATAGCAGGTTCGACCGATTGATTGCAGCTCGGGGATATAGCTTCGATGGTTTACAGCAGTCTTCTTTTTCTGAACTTACCTGGAACCGATCGGGTGAAAAAGCCGATTGGGTTGTAGGCTCCAATGTATGGACCGAGGCCCTGAAAGAAAATGGCCAGTCTGAAAGTACTCTGCGCAACTACAATTTTAATACCTACGGTGTATTTATACAAAATGCCTGGACGGTATCTGATTTCTTTGTTGTGGAAACGGGGCTTAGAGGCGATTATAATACGGATTATGGCTTCGAATGGTTGCCAAGACTGTCGGCGATGTTCAAGGTAAGCCCAAAACTAACAACCCGTTTGGGCGGCGGATATGGTTATAAAACCCCGACAATATTTACCGAAGAAACTGAGCGAAGACAGTTCCGGAACCTGTTGCCAGTCAACATAAACCACTCCGCGAACGAACGTTCTACCGGTGGGAACTGGGATATCAACTATAAAACAGATATAGGTGAAGTCGGCCTTAGCTTTAATCATCTGTTCTTTTACACAAAGTTGAACCAGCCGCTGATACTTTCTGATGCCGGCGACGGGAATGTGGAATTGACTAATTCAGCAGGTTACCTGGATACAAAAGGCATGGAAACGAACCTGCGACTGACTTACGCCGATTTTAAATTGTTCCTGGGTTATACTTACACCGATGCCAATACCCATTTTAACGATAAAGAATGGTTGCCGTTAACGGCCAGGCACCGTTTGAATAATGTTTTGATGTATGAGATAGAGGAGAAGCTAAAGCTGGGGCTGGAAGCATATTATTACAGTCCGCAAAAATTAAGTGACGGGGTGCGGGGCAAATCCTACTGGGTCACTGGTTTTATGGCCGAAAAGCTTTGGGAGAAATTTTCGGTATTTATCAATTTCGAAAATTTTACGAATACCCGTCAAACCCGCTTTGATACCATTTTTACAGGTACGGTCGATAACCCTGTATTCAGGGATATTTATGCACCGGTTGACGGATTTGTAGTGAACGGAGGCATTAAGATCAGGTTATAA
- a CDS encoding DUF6660 family protein — MKHWMGYILVFYLMASAVIPCSVLDNCEDEVKTAHQYGPEGKEHECKNCSPFSICSPLQGFYPGSISYTANLHLTVFEIDYNHFIAGLVSDYYPTLLQPPRC; from the coding sequence GTGAAACATTGGATGGGCTACATATTGGTTTTTTACCTGATGGCATCAGCGGTGATACCCTGTAGTGTTTTGGATAATTGTGAAGATGAGGTAAAAACAGCACATCAGTATGGTCCGGAAGGGAAAGAGCACGAATGTAAAAATTGTTCTCCTTTTTCCATCTGTTCGCCCCTGCAGGGTTTTTACCCGGGCAGCATTAGTTATACAGCCAACTTGCATCTTACTGTTTTTGAAATTGACTATAACCACTTTATTGCAGGATTAGTATCTGATTATTATCCAACATTGCTACAGCCGCCCCGGTGTTAA